From Montipora foliosa isolate CH-2021 chromosome 6, ASM3666993v2, whole genome shotgun sequence, a single genomic window includes:
- the LOC138004928 gene encoding uncharacterized protein yields the protein MRRNRRMFLMMTQINQVMNAQRGRRAWVWPRPENWFRHLIASPGLNFMWKEHFRVTRETFEYLCDLVRVKLQKQHTRFRIPISVEERVGLALWRLATGNSYRSCGLQFGFGKSTAKFICSEFEQAIFELKERFIKFPFTSQEIREKIEEFEELYGIPQIIGAIDGCHIEINAPPENHEDYFNRKQHYSVNLQGIVDANLKFIHATVGYPGSIHDTRVLRLSGLYDLAQNKQILSGPIRNINGTEVGPLLAGDSAYPLMNWLLKPFADRGRLTQEQRKFNLKFSALRCVVERTSGMLKSRWRIMLKKIEQKTKTLKKTVIAACVLHNICIERGELYDADESDSDDNPADENGGRNALETGNSIRDTLKDYVWETCEESRNWTIVYE from the coding sequence ATGCGGAGAAACAGACGAATGTTTCTCATGATGACCCAAATCAATCAGGTCATGAATGCTCAAAGGGGACGAAGAGCTTGGGTTTGGCCTCGTCCAGAGAACTGGTTTCGACACCTCATAGCAAGCCCAGGGCTTAATTTTATGTGGAAGGAACATTTCAGAGTCACCCGAGAAACATTTGAATACTTGTGTGACCTTGTTAGGGTAAAGTTACAAAAACAGCACACGAGATTTAGAATTCCGATCAGCGTGGAGGAAAGAGTTGGCTTGGCACTCTGGCGGCTCGCAACAGGCAACAGCTATAGGAGTTGCGGTTTACAGTTTGGATTTGGAAAGTCAACGGCGAAATTCATTTGTAGTGAATTCGAACAGGCAATTTTTGAGCTAAAAGAACGCTTTATAAAATTTCCTTTTACAAGTCAGGAAATTCGAGAGAAAATAGAAGAATTTGAAGAACTGTATGGAATACCGCAAATAATCGGAGCGATCGATGGATGTCACATCGAGATAAATGCTCCACCAGAGAATCACGAAGATTATTTTAATCGAAAGCAGCATTACAGTGTCAATCTACAGGGCATAGTCGATGCAAATTTAAAGTTCATTCATGCAACTGTTGGGTATCCTGGCAGCATACATGACACTAGAGTTCTTAGGCTAAGCGGTTTATATGACTTAGCACAAAATAAGCAAATTCTCAGTGGTCCAATACGGAATATCAATGGAACAGAAGTCGGGCCTCTACTAGCTGGAGACAGTGCCTATCCACTCATGAACTGGCTCCTCAAACCCTTTGCAGATAGAGGCCGTTTGACCCAAGAGCAGAggaaatttaatttaaagtttAGCGCACTGCGATGCGTAGTGGAAAGAACATCTGGCATGCTAAAATCACGTTGGAGAATTATGTTgaagaaaattgaacaaaaaacgaaaacgTTGAAAAAGACTGTAATTGCAGCTTGCGTTCTGCACAATATTTGCATTGAAAGGGGCGAACTATACGACGCAGACGAGAGCGACTCAGACGATAACCCTGCTGATGAAAACGGAGGGAGAAATGCTTTGGAAACTGGCAACAGCATCCGAGACACCCTAAAAGACTACGTATGGGAAACCTGTGAAGAAAGTCGCAACTGGACAATTGTGTACGAATAG